A window from Citrus sinensis cultivar Valencia sweet orange chromosome 5, DVS_A1.0, whole genome shotgun sequence encodes these proteins:
- the LOC102615398 gene encoding protein NRT1/ PTR FAMILY 5.10 isoform X1 produces the protein MAISELSTTETLLPENTIGFVDHQGRPIDRLNSGGWRAASFIIGVEVAERFAYYGISSNLITYLTGQLGESTATAAAAVNVWSGTASLLPLLGAFLADSFLGRFRTIVVASLIYILGLSMMTLLALITLLSSSDCQNNNTAKSCSPHHFQIIVFIFSLYLVAIGQGGHKPCTQAFGADQFDAQNPQERRAKSSFFNWWYFGISFGANSTILVVIYIQDNLNWALGFGIPCAFMVAALVLFLLGTKTYRFSVKSKQRNPFARIGRVFVVAIKTRKATLASEDEAQSSQQFKFLNKALLATPDVSLEDGKLCTLEDVEEAKALLRLIPIWATCLVYAIVFAQYTTFFTKQGATMDRTITRSIKIPAASLQLFIGIGIITFIPIYDCIFVPITRYFTRNPSGITMLQRIGAGMLLSTISMVVAALVEIKRLETANEYGLIDKPNVTIPMSVWWLIPQYLLCGIADVFTIVGLQEFFYDQIPKELKSFGLSIYMSVLGVGGFLSSILVSIINEATSRDGRDSWFADNLNRAHLDYFYWLLAALSAGGLLAFLYFAKSYNREN, from the exons ATGGCCATCTCTGAGCTTTCTACCACCGAAACTCTGCTCCCAGAAAACACAATTGGCTTTGTGGATCACCAGGGTCGTCCGATCGACAGATTAAACTCCGGTGGCTGGAGAGCAGCATCTTTCATTATAG GTGTTGAAGTTGCAGAGAGGTTTGCATATTATGGGATATCATCAAATCTCATTACATATTTGACGGGACAGCTTGGTGAGTCGACGGCGACGGCAGCTGCGGCGGTCAATGTCTGGTCGGGAACGGCGTCGCTGCTGCCCCTTTTAGGGGCATTTCTTGCTGATTCTTTTCTTGGCCGTTTTCGCACCATCGTTGTTGCTTCTCTCATTTACATCTTG GGACTAAGCATGATGACTCTCTTGGCTTTGATAACTTTGCTAAGCAGTTCAGATTGCCAAAATAACAACACTGCCAAATCCTGTTCTCCTCATCATTTCCAAATAATCGTATTTATCTTCTCCCTATATCTAGTAGCCATTGGTCAAGGAGGGCACAAGCCTTGCACTCAGGCATTTGGTGCTGATCAGTTTGATGCACAGAACCCTCAGGAACGCAGAGCCAAAAGCTCTTTTTTCAATTGGTGGTATTTTGGTATATCCTTTGGCGCCAATTCAACAATTCTGGTTGTCATTTACATCCAAGATAACCTTAATTGGGCTCTTGGATTTGGGATTCCCTGTGCCTTTATGGTAGCTGCACTTGTTCTTTTCCTACTTGGAACTAAGACCTACAGGTTTAGCGTTAAAAGTAAACAGAGAAACCCATTTGCAAGAATTGGTCGAGTGTTTGTTGTTGCAATTAAGACCAGGAAAGCTACCCTAGCTAGTGAAGATGAAGCTCAAAGTTCTCAGCAGTTCAA GTTTCTGAACAAGGCCTTGCTTGCAACACCAGATGTGTCATTGGAAGATGGGAAGCTGTGTACACTTGAAGATGTTGAAGAGGCAAAGGCATTATTAAGACTTATTCCAATATGGGCAACCTGCTTGGTGTATGCTATTGTATTTGCACAATACACAACGTTCTTCACAAAGCAAGGAGCTACAATGGACAGAACCATCACTCGGAGCATCAAAATCCCAGCTGCTTCACTGCAATTGTTTATTGGTATTGGCATTATCACCTTCATTCCAATCTATGATTGCATTTTTGTTCCGATAACAAGATATTTCACCCGAAATCCTTCTGGTATCACAATGCTTCAAAGAATTGGAGCTGGGATGCTTTTATCAACTATTTCCATGGTAGTTGCAGCTTTAGTAGAAATAAAAAGGCTTGAAACAGCAAATGAGTATGGACTGATTGACAAGCCAAATGTGACAATTCCAATGAGTGTGTGGTGGTTGATTCctcaatatttattatgtgGGATTGCAGATGTTTTCACAATAGTTGGTCTACAAGAATTCTTCTATGATCAAATTCCCAAAGAATTAAAGAGTTTTGGTCTCTCCATTTACATGAGTGTGCTTGGAGTTGGGGGCTTCCTTAGTAGCATTCTGGTGTCAATTATTAATGAAGCAACAAGCAGAGATGGCAGAGACAGCTGGTTTGCTGATAATTTGAATCGAGCGCatcttgattatttttattggttacTTGCTGCACTTAGTGCTGGAGGATTGCTAGCCTTTTTGTATTTTGCAAAATCTTATAAcagagaaaattaa
- the LOC102615398 gene encoding protein NRT1/ PTR FAMILY 5.14 isoform X2, protein MAISELSTTETLLPENTIGFVDHQGRPIDRLNSGGWRAASFIIGVEVAERFAYYGISSNLITYLTGQLGESTATAAAAVNVWSGTASLLPLLGAFLADSFLGRFRTIVVASLIYILGLSMMTLLALITLLSSSDCQNNNTAKSCSPHHFQIIVFIFSLYLVAIGQGGHKPCTQAFGADQFDAQNPQERRAKSSFFNWWYFGISFGANSTILVVIYIQDNLNWALGFGIPCAFMVAALVLFLLGTKTYRFSVKSKQRNPFARIGRVFVVAIKTRKATLASEDEAQSSQQFKFLNKALLATPDVSLEDGKLCTLEDVEEAKALLRLIPIWATCLVYAIVFAQYTTFFTKQGATMDRTITRSIKIPAASLQLFIDVFTIVGLQEFFYDQIPKELKSFGLSIYMSVLGVGGFLSSILVSIINEATSRDGRDSWFADNLNRAHLDYFYWLLAALSAGGLLAFLYFAKSYNREN, encoded by the exons ATGGCCATCTCTGAGCTTTCTACCACCGAAACTCTGCTCCCAGAAAACACAATTGGCTTTGTGGATCACCAGGGTCGTCCGATCGACAGATTAAACTCCGGTGGCTGGAGAGCAGCATCTTTCATTATAG GTGTTGAAGTTGCAGAGAGGTTTGCATATTATGGGATATCATCAAATCTCATTACATATTTGACGGGACAGCTTGGTGAGTCGACGGCGACGGCAGCTGCGGCGGTCAATGTCTGGTCGGGAACGGCGTCGCTGCTGCCCCTTTTAGGGGCATTTCTTGCTGATTCTTTTCTTGGCCGTTTTCGCACCATCGTTGTTGCTTCTCTCATTTACATCTTG GGACTAAGCATGATGACTCTCTTGGCTTTGATAACTTTGCTAAGCAGTTCAGATTGCCAAAATAACAACACTGCCAAATCCTGTTCTCCTCATCATTTCCAAATAATCGTATTTATCTTCTCCCTATATCTAGTAGCCATTGGTCAAGGAGGGCACAAGCCTTGCACTCAGGCATTTGGTGCTGATCAGTTTGATGCACAGAACCCTCAGGAACGCAGAGCCAAAAGCTCTTTTTTCAATTGGTGGTATTTTGGTATATCCTTTGGCGCCAATTCAACAATTCTGGTTGTCATTTACATCCAAGATAACCTTAATTGGGCTCTTGGATTTGGGATTCCCTGTGCCTTTATGGTAGCTGCACTTGTTCTTTTCCTACTTGGAACTAAGACCTACAGGTTTAGCGTTAAAAGTAAACAGAGAAACCCATTTGCAAGAATTGGTCGAGTGTTTGTTGTTGCAATTAAGACCAGGAAAGCTACCCTAGCTAGTGAAGATGAAGCTCAAAGTTCTCAGCAGTTCAA GTTTCTGAACAAGGCCTTGCTTGCAACACCAGATGTGTCATTGGAAGATGGGAAGCTGTGTACACTTGAAGATGTTGAAGAGGCAAAGGCATTATTAAGACTTATTCCAATATGGGCAACCTGCTTGGTGTATGCTATTGTATTTGCACAATACACAACGTTCTTCACAAAGCAAGGAGCTACAATGGACAGAACCATCACTCGGAGCATCAAAATCCCAGCTGCTTCACTGCAATTGTTTATTG ATGTTTTCACAATAGTTGGTCTACAAGAATTCTTCTATGATCAAATTCCCAAAGAATTAAAGAGTTTTGGTCTCTCCATTTACATGAGTGTGCTTGGAGTTGGGGGCTTCCTTAGTAGCATTCTGGTGTCAATTATTAATGAAGCAACAAGCAGAGATGGCAGAGACAGCTGGTTTGCTGATAATTTGAATCGAGCGCatcttgattatttttattggttacTTGCTGCACTTAGTGCTGGAGGATTGCTAGCCTTTTTGTATTTTGCAAAATCTTATAAcagagaaaattaa
- the LOC102615890 gene encoding uncharacterized protein LOC102615890, with translation MHKNQEPCANPSSPKLNYDHKNITNNNTQNLKSPPDETHNNPTPPTATRSMLALATGSWLRSRRSRWVFLLFCSPILLPLLFACFPFLCAVEVCIRICRRRQRKSVEDESLRRCEEGCCGCEQQDDGREVGLLQRYLEDQLMLVGSVYDCADDDYHHQDQDDCRVPLLR, from the coding sequence ATGCATAAAAATCAAGAGCCATGTGCAAATCCTTCGAGCCCCAAATTAAACTAcgatcataaaaatattactaataataatacccAAAACCTTAAATCACCTCCCGATGAAACCCATAATAATCCAACGCCCCCCACCGCCACTCGCTCTATGCTGGCTTTAGCCACGGGGTCGTGGCTCCGGTCACGACGAAGCCGTTGGGTGTTTCTTTTGTTCTGTTCGCCTATTTTGCTGCCGTTACTGTTCGCTTGTTTCCCATTTCTCTGTGCCGTTGAAGTTTGTATCAGAATCTGCCGCCGGAGACAGAGGAAATCGGTGGAGGACGAAAGCCTTAGAAGATGCGAAGAGGGTTGCTGTGGATGTGAGCAACAAGATGATGGAAGGGAAGTGGGTTTGCTGCAGCGGTACTTGGAAGATCAATTGATGCTCGTTGGATCTGTTTATGATTGTGCTGATGATGATTATCATCATCAAGATCAAGATGATTGTAGGGTTCCTCTTTTGAGGTGa
- the LOC102616375 gene encoding tyrosine decarboxylase-like has protein sequence MGSLTSDQLDGNSGLVINPLDPEEFRRQAHMVIDFIADYYKNVDKYPVRSQVEPGYLRKRLPECAPYNPESMETILQDVQEHIVPGVTHWQSPNYFAYFPSSGSIAGFLGEMLSSGFNVVGFNWISSPAATELENIVMDWLGQMLKLPKSFLFSGNGGGVIQGTTCEAILCTLTAARDRVLNKIGRENISKLVVYGSDQTHCALQKAAQIVGIDLKNFRAIKTTKSSSYGLSPDSLLTQINLDVEAGLVPLFLCATIGTTAITAVDPLKPLCDVAKQFGIWVHVDAAYAGSACICPEFQHFIDGVEGADSFSLNAHKWFFTTLDCCCLWVKDPSALVSSLSTNPEYLKNKATESKQVVDYKDWQITLSRRFRSLKLWLVIRNYGVANLRHFLRSHVNMAKLFERLVASDKRFEIVFPRQFSVVCFRVSPSAVMDKLKPKYENCHSQQLFTEEEAINEFNRELLESINASGKAYMTHAVCGGIYAMRFAVGATLTEERHVMVAWTMVQEQLEAFLTTNTPFN, from the coding sequence ATGGGCAGCCTCACATCTGACCAACTCGATGGCAATTCAGGTTTAGTCATTAACCCTCTGGACCCAGAGGAATTCAGGAGGCAAGCCCACATGGTAATTGACTTCATTGCTGATTACTACAAAAATGTCGACAAATACCCGGTTCGAAGCCAAGTTGAACCTGGCTATCTCAGAAAACGCTTGCCAGAATGCGCCCCGTACAATCCTGAGTCCATGGAAACAATCCTCCAGGATGTACAAGAACACATTGTCCCTGGTGTAACGCACTGGCAAAGCCCCAACTACTTCGCTTACTTTCCTTCAAGTGGTAGCATCGCCGGATTTCTCGGTGAAATGCTGAGCTCTGGCTTTAATGTTGTGGGATTCAATTGGATCTCATCGCCGGCTGCAACTGAGCTTGAGAATATAGTAATGGATTGGCTTGGTCAAATGCTCAAGCTTCCCAAGTCTTTCCTTTTCTCAGGCAATGGCGGTGGAGTTATACAGGGAACTACATGTGAGGCCATTCTGTGCACACTAACTGCTGCAAGAGATCGGGTTCTGAATAAAAttggaagagaaaatatatcCAAGCTAGTTGTGTATGGATCTGATCAAACTCATTGTGCCCTCCAGAAAGCTGCCCAGATTGTCGGAATCGATCTCAAGAATTTCCGAGCTATTAAGACAACAAAATCGTCATCCTATGGGCTATCACCAGACTCACTGCTGACACAAATCAACTTGGATGTAGAAGCTGGACTGGTCCCATTATTCCTATGTGCCACAATCGGGACGACTGCAATCACTGCAGTTGATCCATTGAAGCCGCTTTGCGACGtagcaaaacaatttggaATATGGGTCCATGTGGATGCAGCATACGCAGGAAGTGCCTGTATTTGCCCAGAGTTTCAACATTTTATCGATGGAGTTGAAGGTGCGGACTCGTTTAGTCTCAATGCACACAAATGGTTCTTTACAACATTAGATTGTTGTTGCCTCTGGGTGAAGGATCCAAGCGCACTCGTGAGCTCTCTCTCAACAAATCCTGAGTACTTGAAGAACAAAGCCACGGAGTCCAAACAAGTGGTGGACTATAAAGATTGGCAAATAACTCTAAGTCGAAGATTTCGTTCATTGAAATTATGGCTTGTGATAAGAAACTATGGGGTGGCAAATCTAAGGCACTTCCTGCGCAGCCATGTAAATATGGCCAAGCTTTTTGAGAGGCTTGTGGCCAGTGATAAGAGGTTTGAAATTGTGTTTCCCAGACAATTTTCCGTTGTGTGTTTCAGGGTTTCTCCATCGGCAGTCATGGATAAACTTAAACCCAAATACGAAAACTGTCATTCTCAACAGCTCTTCACAGAGGAGGAAGCAATAAATGAGTTCAATCGAGAATTATTGGAGTCCATAAATGCATCTGGGAAAGCCTACATGACCCACGCCGTTTGTGGAGGAATATATGCCATGCGATTCGCCGTTGGTGCTACGTTGACGGAGGAACGACACGTGATGGTTGCTTGGACCATGGTGCAAGAGCAATTGGAGGCATTTCTAACCACAAATACACCCTTCAATTAG